A region from the Helicoverpa armigera isolate CAAS_96S chromosome 6, ASM3070526v1, whole genome shotgun sequence genome encodes:
- the LOC135116975 gene encoding uncharacterized protein LOC135116975 encodes MPRRCELGCSHNPGVTQHQFPHPEKNPELFKAWVNIVGGKLETADDIKFYRKRVICDIHFADKFKNRNNRLNNIAVPTLHLQGAPSQDAHMPPATPHIPTELPMPEHNIWNLPSTSKQIVTGAPSQDAHMPPATPHIPTELPMPEHNIWDLPSTSKQIITAAPPNACVIAAEHNYCSKHGIQQRRKLKGDKKKLKSTSSLENELKISRFQMKNLKTEIIRLRKRSSSLKERLASVDKISNTNCLKNNEKYDNCSKIFTNMQYTQTHKRARGRRFTLKEKFCLSMYKRVPRVILFYINTLHCPL; translated from the exons atgccgaggcggtgcgaattgggatgttcacacaacccgg gtgtgacacaacatcaatttccacacccagaaaagaatcctgagttattcaaagcctgggttaatatagttggtggaaaactggagactgcagatgatatcaaattttacagaaagcgagtcatctgtgacatacattttgcagacaagtttaagaatcgcaacaaccgtttaaataacatagctgttcctactctccatcttcagg gtgctccatcacaagatgctcatatgcctcctgcaactccacatataccaactgaacttcctatgcctgaacataatatatggaatctgccttctacatcaaagcaaatagtcactg gtgctccatcacaagatgctcatatgcctcctgcaactccacatataccaactgaacttcctatgcctgaacataatatatgggatctgccttctacatcaaagcaaataatcactg ctgcacctcccaatgcgtgtgttatagcagcagaacataattattgcagtaaacatggtatacaacaaagacggaaacttaaaggagacaaaa aaaaactgaaatcaacttcatcgctggagaatgaattaaagatttcaagattccaaatgaagaatttaaaaaccgaaattattcggttacgtaaacggagtagtagtttgaaagaaagattagccagcgttgataaaattagcaatacaaattgtttaaaaaataacgagaaatatgacaactgcagcaaaatattcacaaacatgcaGTACACCCAAACTCACAAGAGAGCTCGTGGGCGGAGGTTTACTTTAAAGGAAAAGTTTTGTCTCTCCATGTACAAAAGAGTCCCAAGAGttatactcttttatataaatactttacattgccctctataa